The following coding sequences are from one Pusillimonas sp. DMV24BSW_D window:
- a CDS encoding acetate/propionate family kinase has product MNPLLLVVNAGSSSLKFGVYESDGDKVLDLTYSGRVTGIGSTSPRFRVGSSDRPGLVDRELAAHEVSSLDQAQALVSDWLAQNLKRDPDAVGHRIVHGGPNYHDSVLVTPAVLQELEGLASLAPLHQRNNLHPVHVIGQRHPLLPQVACFDTAFHRGHRDVVERFAIPERFFQQGVRRYGFHGLSYEYIAGHLKRHYQQKADGRVIVAHLGSGASACAMKAGLSVETTMGFTALDGLPMCTRPGRLDAGVVLWMMEQGMSHEDIQHVLYYESGLKGLSGLTDMRELLASDQPQAELALAYFAYRTAESIAGLCVALGGLDTLVFTAGIGENCPEIRARVCRHLEWLGLTLDGQANQRNASSIATGESAVSVLVVPTNEEWVIANKTLRVLTGA; this is encoded by the coding sequence GAGAGCGACGGCGACAAGGTGTTGGATTTGACATACTCGGGGCGGGTTACCGGTATTGGTTCGACCTCGCCCCGTTTTCGCGTTGGCAGTTCAGATCGTCCCGGACTGGTAGACCGGGAGCTTGCGGCGCACGAGGTGTCTTCGCTCGACCAGGCGCAGGCTTTGGTATCCGACTGGTTGGCACAGAACCTGAAGCGCGACCCCGATGCAGTTGGCCATCGCATTGTGCACGGCGGCCCGAACTATCACGACAGCGTTCTGGTTACCCCTGCGGTGCTTCAGGAGTTGGAGGGGCTCGCGTCGTTGGCACCTTTGCATCAACGCAACAATTTGCATCCGGTGCATGTTATTGGCCAACGCCACCCGTTATTGCCGCAAGTGGCTTGTTTCGATACTGCGTTTCATCGCGGGCATCGCGACGTAGTCGAGCGTTTCGCCATTCCCGAGCGTTTTTTCCAGCAAGGCGTGCGTCGGTATGGGTTTCATGGTCTTTCCTATGAATACATTGCCGGCCATTTGAAGCGGCATTATCAGCAAAAGGCTGACGGGCGGGTGATTGTGGCGCATTTGGGGTCGGGCGCCTCGGCTTGCGCAATGAAGGCGGGCCTGAGCGTTGAGACAACCATGGGTTTTACCGCGCTCGACGGCTTGCCCATGTGTACACGGCCCGGGCGTCTGGATGCCGGGGTTGTGCTTTGGATGATGGAACAGGGGATGTCCCATGAGGACATACAGCATGTTCTTTATTATGAGTCGGGCCTGAAGGGCTTATCGGGGTTAACTGATATGCGGGAGTTGTTGGCGAGCGATCAGCCGCAGGCGGAGTTGGCTCTGGCTTACTTTGCTTATCGGACAGCAGAAAGCATTGCCGGGTTGTGCGTTGCGCTGGGTGGATTGGATACGCTTGTATTCACCGCCGGTATTGGTGAAAACTGCCCGGAAATAAGAGCGCGGGTTTGCCGGCATCTTGAGTGGTTGGGGCTGACGCTCGATGGGCAGGCAAATCAACGCAACGCTTCAAGCATTGCGACCGGCGAGTCCGCCGTTTCTGTTTTGGTTGTGCCGACGAACGAGGAGTGGGTCATCGCCAACAAGACACTGCGGGTTCTGACGGGGGCCTAA
- a CDS encoding cation-transporting P-type ATPase: MSSWHTLTVDATRSALATSDQGITQEVAAQRLQEVGPNRLAPPRKRGPVRRFFAQFQNILLYIMLVAAVVTAIFGYWVDTAVLSAAIVVNAIIGFIQEGKAESALDAIRNMLAPRATVVRGGRRIEVDAAVLVPGDLVILNPGDRVPADMRLVGVKTLKVEEAALTGESVPVEKGTEAAQANAPLGDRYCMAYAGTVVVNGQATGWVVATATHTELGHINQMLASIGDVGTPMMRQINHFSYLLALVIVVVAALVFVFGTVVRGEPLITMFMLVVALVAAAIPEGLPAIMTVTLALGVQRMARQHAIIRRLPAVETLGSVTVICSDKTGTLTRNEMTAQRIALAEYVVDVEGVGYEPKGRFLRDGRVVEAAQHALLNRLLTVGALCNDAALHNKDHQWWVEGDPTEGALLVLGRKAGMSEVDRFTQWPRVDSIPFESENRYMATHHRDVNERSWIFVKGAPERVLEMCGYQAHDDTLQPINPDYWRRMANDIAARGLRLLALAHKQADPQGPCLSFDDMHKGFVLLGLVGMIDSPREEAIAAVADCHHVGIRVKMITGDHADTAKAVGALLNIGRGKPVLTGAEIALMDDASLEQAVSEVDVFARASPEHKLRLVGALQHHGHVVAMTGDGVNDAPALKRADVGVAMGQKGTEAAKEAADMVLANDNFATIAVAVREGRAVYDNVKKFILFMLPTNGGEVLIVIAALVLGLALPLTPAQVLWINMVTVSTLGLALAFEPPERGIMRRPPRLPSEKLLSGFFAWRVLFVSILMATGALTLFFWELSLGRDTATARTLAVNAVVFSEMFYLINSRRIDSSVLSRDGLLGSPHCLVAILFCILLQMVFTYVPLMHTLFSSVALTWVDWVKVLCVGAMVFFIAELEKWISRRFFRRTHVEKSH, translated from the coding sequence ATGAGCAGTTGGCATACCTTGACGGTTGATGCGACTCGTTCAGCGTTGGCCACGTCAGATCAAGGCATTACGCAAGAGGTGGCGGCACAGCGACTCCAAGAGGTGGGTCCCAACCGTTTGGCGCCGCCACGCAAACGGGGTCCGGTGCGGCGATTCTTTGCGCAGTTTCAGAATATTTTGCTTTACATCATGCTGGTTGCAGCAGTTGTCACTGCCATATTTGGGTATTGGGTTGATACGGCTGTTCTATCGGCGGCGATTGTCGTCAACGCGATCATCGGTTTTATTCAAGAAGGCAAGGCTGAGTCGGCGCTTGATGCCATCCGCAACATGCTCGCCCCCCGTGCCACGGTGGTTCGCGGTGGGCGCCGTATTGAGGTCGACGCAGCGGTTCTGGTTCCCGGCGACTTGGTTATCTTGAACCCCGGCGATAGAGTGCCTGCCGATATGCGTTTGGTGGGTGTGAAAACCTTGAAGGTTGAGGAAGCCGCGCTGACGGGCGAATCGGTTCCGGTTGAAAAAGGCACTGAAGCGGCACAAGCAAACGCCCCGCTTGGCGATCGATACTGCATGGCTTATGCAGGTACTGTGGTTGTAAACGGCCAGGCGACAGGGTGGGTTGTTGCTACGGCAACCCATACCGAACTCGGGCATATCAACCAAATGCTTGCCTCAATAGGCGACGTGGGCACGCCCATGATGCGCCAAATCAACCATTTTTCTTACCTGTTGGCGTTGGTGATTGTTGTGGTCGCAGCGCTGGTTTTCGTATTCGGCACGGTGGTTCGGGGTGAACCGCTCATTACTATGTTTATGCTTGTGGTGGCATTGGTTGCTGCCGCCATACCCGAAGGCCTGCCGGCGATCATGACAGTTACGCTTGCGCTGGGAGTTCAGCGCATGGCGCGTCAGCACGCCATTATTCGACGTTTGCCCGCCGTTGAAACCTTAGGATCGGTCACGGTCATTTGCAGTGACAAAACAGGTACGTTAACGCGCAACGAAATGACGGCTCAACGCATTGCGCTTGCTGAGTATGTCGTTGATGTTGAAGGGGTAGGCTACGAACCCAAAGGCAGATTTTTACGGGATGGCCGGGTTGTCGAGGCGGCGCAACATGCACTTCTTAACCGACTCCTGACGGTTGGCGCCTTATGCAACGATGCAGCACTGCATAACAAGGATCATCAGTGGTGGGTGGAGGGCGATCCCACTGAAGGTGCGCTGTTGGTGCTTGGCCGCAAAGCGGGCATGAGCGAAGTGGATCGTTTCACACAATGGCCCCGGGTTGATTCGATTCCCTTTGAGTCGGAAAACCGCTATATGGCGACCCATCATCGTGATGTGAACGAGCGGTCTTGGATTTTCGTGAAGGGGGCGCCGGAACGGGTGTTGGAAATGTGCGGTTATCAGGCTCACGACGACACATTGCAACCGATTAATCCGGATTACTGGCGTCGTATGGCCAATGATATTGCCGCACGGGGTTTGCGTTTGCTTGCGCTGGCCCACAAGCAAGCCGACCCGCAAGGTCCTTGTCTTTCATTTGATGACATGCATAAAGGCTTTGTTTTATTAGGGTTGGTCGGCATGATCGATTCACCGCGAGAAGAGGCTATTGCGGCGGTTGCTGATTGTCATCATGTCGGTATCCGCGTGAAGATGATTACAGGGGATCATGCTGATACCGCTAAAGCAGTGGGGGCGTTACTTAATATCGGTCGTGGCAAACCGGTGTTAACGGGCGCCGAAATAGCGCTTATGGATGATGCAAGCCTGGAGCAGGCTGTGTCCGAGGTCGACGTCTTTGCTCGAGCGAGTCCTGAACACAAATTACGGTTGGTGGGGGCATTGCAACATCATGGGCACGTCGTGGCCATGACGGGAGACGGCGTGAATGATGCCCCTGCGCTAAAACGTGCCGATGTGGGTGTGGCGATGGGGCAAAAAGGGACCGAGGCGGCGAAAGAGGCCGCTGATATGGTGCTGGCAAACGATAACTTTGCCACCATTGCCGTCGCCGTGCGTGAAGGAAGGGCGGTTTACGACAATGTGAAAAAGTTTATTTTGTTCATGTTGCCGACCAATGGTGGCGAGGTATTAATTGTTATCGCTGCTCTGGTTTTGGGTTTGGCACTGCCGCTTACGCCTGCCCAGGTGCTTTGGATCAATATGGTGACGGTTAGTACCCTGGGCTTGGCGCTCGCGTTCGAGCCGCCTGAGCGGGGCATTATGCGCCGACCGCCGCGTTTGCCCTCTGAAAAGCTATTATCCGGCTTTTTCGCATGGCGCGTGCTGTTTGTTTCAATACTCATGGCTACCGGTGCTTTGACTTTATTCTTTTGGGAGTTGTCGTTGGGGCGCGACACTGCAACGGCCCGCACGCTGGCGGTGAATGCCGTGGTATTTAGCGAAATGTTCTATCTCATTAATAGCCGCCGCATCGACTCTTCAGTATTGAGTCGCGATGGACTACTGGGAAGTCCTCATTGCTTGGTCGCTATTTTGTTTTGTATTTTGTTGCAAATGGTGTTTACCTATGTACCATTGATGCATACTTTATTTTCTTCGGTGGCCTTAACCTGGGTAGACTGGGTCAAGGTGTTATGCGTAGGAGCGATGGTGTTTTTTATTGCGGAACTCGAAAAATGGATTTCCCGTCGGTTTTTCAGACGGACACACGTGGAAAAATCGCACTAG
- a CDS encoding hybrid sensor histidine kinase/response regulator, which yields MIIKNTSAVVIAVLMAAILWLDSVTHLGLTVGVLYAPVVLFTIQVRRVGFTLAVTLVAVLLVLLGAWLSPPVIAGYPQEFAWLNRIMSIAAILVTGWLVVVRVRATQALIDSHRALVDARQTLSDQRHLLEVAASAGGLGGWSVDLQTGVVSWSDHVARIHGKAAGYNPASLDEAFSYYAENEQAYLRSTVQRTLSTKEPFNVESRIVLPDGQIVWVHASGRAVVNADGDVIKIEGALQDITARKIAEQASRVSLQRFQQLAESMPITVWTAAENGDIEYVTPLFFEYANVAHRRLEKDQWQHYVHPDDMPFVLEVWQRALQTGQPYEVEMRLRRADGEYRWHLARAVRVRDQVDGTLKWFGSLTDVHEQRRVAQEARDLATRLFNTLESITDAFFTLDTEWNFTYLNGQAEKLLKRDRKELIGRNVWVEFAPARGTTFEVEYRRAMKTGQPVVFEQFYPPLETWFQVHAYPSKEGLAVYFQDMTRSHNALAHLRLLETAVSRLNDVVIITEAEPINDPGPRIVYVNDAFVRRTGYSREEVIGKSPRILQGSGTSRAELDRIRQAIQNWRPVRAELLNYTKAGDEYWIEIDIVPMADDTGWYTHWVAVERDISERKLLEDRVRHLQRMDAIGQLTGGVAHDFNNLLTVMVGNAELLVESLDDRPELSTSAKMIAQAGSKGAELTKRLLAFARRQPLEPRALNVSRVVTDMQSLLIRTLGEHIELEFVMGAGLWSAMADPSQLEDALLNLAINARDAMMSGGRLTIETGNVWFSSDYAREHPDLSPGQYVMIAVSDTGCGIPPENMKRLFEPFFTTKPRGQGTGLGLPMVFGFLKQSGGHMTVYSEPGQGTTVKMYLPRTTEQWVEPATAEVESTRGGGQTILLVEDDHLVREYARSQLLGLGYNVVCAEDGKRALDILRSDVRCDLLFTDVVMPGGLSGRQLADQARLLRPGLKVLYTSGYTENAIVHHGRLDPGVLLLNKPYRRVELAEKVWQALSEPTGQEP from the coding sequence ATGATAATAAAAAATACTTCAGCGGTTGTGATTGCCGTGCTGATGGCAGCCATTTTATGGCTGGATTCCGTAACGCATTTGGGCCTGACAGTGGGCGTTTTGTATGCGCCGGTCGTGTTATTCACGATACAGGTCAGGCGGGTGGGCTTTACCCTCGCAGTCACGTTGGTGGCTGTCTTACTGGTTCTGCTGGGGGCGTGGCTTTCGCCTCCTGTGATTGCGGGTTACCCGCAAGAGTTCGCCTGGCTGAATCGAATCATGTCGATTGCCGCCATTTTGGTTACCGGCTGGCTGGTTGTTGTGCGTGTTCGGGCCACACAAGCGTTAATAGACTCACACAGGGCATTGGTCGATGCCCGGCAAACCCTTTCCGACCAACGTCATTTGCTTGAAGTGGCGGCGTCAGCCGGCGGGTTGGGGGGGTGGTCTGTCGATTTGCAAACGGGGGTGGTGAGTTGGTCTGACCACGTGGCGCGTATACACGGTAAGGCCGCCGGTTATAACCCCGCCTCACTGGACGAAGCGTTTTCGTATTATGCGGAAAATGAGCAGGCGTATTTACGCAGCACAGTTCAAAGAACCCTCAGCACAAAAGAGCCTTTCAACGTTGAATCGCGCATTGTTTTGCCAGACGGCCAAATCGTATGGGTTCATGCTTCAGGCCGGGCGGTTGTGAACGCAGACGGCGACGTTATCAAAATCGAAGGCGCGCTACAGGACATCACGGCGAGAAAAATCGCAGAGCAGGCCTCAAGAGTCAGTTTGCAACGCTTCCAGCAATTGGCGGAATCCATGCCTATTACTGTCTGGACGGCCGCTGAAAATGGCGATATCGAGTATGTCACTCCCCTGTTCTTTGAATATGCGAACGTGGCCCATCGACGTCTCGAGAAAGATCAATGGCAGCACTATGTGCACCCCGACGATATGCCGTTTGTGCTCGAAGTGTGGCAACGTGCCTTGCAAACTGGGCAGCCGTATGAGGTTGAAATGCGTTTGCGTCGCGCCGATGGCGAATACCGCTGGCATTTGGCGCGCGCCGTCCGGGTTCGCGATCAAGTCGACGGCACACTCAAATGGTTCGGTTCCCTAACCGACGTTCACGAGCAGCGCAGGGTCGCCCAGGAAGCCCGCGATTTGGCTACCCGGCTGTTCAACACATTGGAAAGTATTACGGATGCGTTTTTTACGTTGGATACCGAATGGAATTTTACTTATCTGAACGGGCAAGCCGAGAAACTGCTCAAGCGTGACCGTAAGGAATTGATTGGCCGTAATGTCTGGGTTGAGTTTGCTCCGGCCCGGGGAACTACGTTCGAAGTGGAATATCGTCGCGCGATGAAAACCGGGCAGCCGGTTGTATTCGAACAGTTTTATCCGCCGCTTGAAACCTGGTTCCAGGTTCATGCGTACCCTTCAAAAGAGGGGTTGGCTGTTTATTTTCAGGACATGACCCGTAGTCATAATGCGCTGGCCCATTTACGTTTGCTTGAAACGGCCGTGTCGCGCCTGAATGACGTGGTTATTATTACCGAAGCCGAGCCGATTAATGACCCTGGGCCGCGCATTGTCTATGTTAACGACGCATTTGTTCGTCGCACGGGGTACAGCCGGGAGGAAGTCATTGGCAAGTCGCCCCGCATATTGCAGGGCTCGGGTACATCGAGGGCCGAGCTTGATCGCATTCGCCAGGCGATACAAAATTGGCGCCCTGTGCGAGCCGAACTGCTGAACTACACCAAGGCAGGCGACGAGTATTGGATTGAAATCGACATCGTGCCCATGGCCGACGATACCGGTTGGTATACCCATTGGGTCGCGGTTGAGCGAGATATCAGTGAAAGAAAGTTGCTGGAGGATCGTGTGCGTCATTTGCAACGCATGGATGCGATCGGACAGTTAACCGGCGGGGTTGCCCACGACTTTAATAATTTGCTGACAGTCATGGTCGGTAATGCCGAATTGCTGGTGGAAAGTCTGGATGACCGGCCGGAACTGTCAACATCGGCCAAAATGATTGCACAGGCGGGGTCGAAAGGCGCTGAGCTCACCAAGCGTTTGCTGGCATTTGCACGTCGCCAGCCGCTTGAGCCCCGGGCACTGAATGTAAGCCGCGTGGTCACAGATATGCAAAGTCTGTTGATACGCACCCTGGGCGAACATATTGAGTTGGAGTTTGTTATGGGGGCCGGTTTGTGGTCTGCTATGGCCGACCCCTCCCAGTTGGAGGACGCACTGTTGAATCTGGCCATTAACGCGCGCGATGCCATGATGAGTGGGGGGCGCCTTACCATTGAGACCGGGAACGTTTGGTTTAGCAGCGATTATGCCCGTGAACACCCCGACCTCAGCCCCGGCCAGTATGTAATGATTGCGGTCTCCGATACCGGTTGCGGGATTCCCCCTGAAAACATGAAACGCCTTTTCGAGCCTTTTTTCACGACTAAGCCTCGCGGCCAAGGCACGGGTCTGGGTTTGCCCATGGTATTTGGCTTTCTCAAACAGTCGGGTGGCCACATGACGGTTTATTCCGAACCTGGTCAGGGAACCACCGTGAAAATGTATCTTCCCAGAACCACCGAGCAATGGGTTGAACCAGCCACTGCCGAGGTTGAAAGCACTCGAGGCGGCGGGCAAACCATTTTGCTGGTCGAGGATGATCATTTGGTGCGTGAATATGCCCGCTCGCAATTACTTGGCTTGGGTTATAACGTGGTGTGCGCCGAAGATGGCAAACGGGCGTTGGATATTCTTCGTTCCGATGTCCGCTGCGATTTGCTGTTCACCGATGTGGTCATGCCGGGGGGGCTAAGCGGCCGGCAATTGGCGGATCAGGCCAGGCTGTTGCGGCCTGGTTTAAAAGTACTCTATACCTCCGGCTACACTGAGAACGCGATTGTGCATCATGGCCGGTTGGATCCTGGGGTGCTACTACTGAATAAACCTTATCGTCGGGTGGAGCTTGCTGAGAAAGTTTGGCAGGCCTTAAGTGAACCAACGGGTCAGGAGCCCTGA
- a CDS encoding EAL domain-containing response regulator: protein MSNNTRRLLILDDDPGVGQTIELIARASGFETRFTLSPEAFFQGVDEWRPDHIAIDLIMPEMDGVEVLARLAQRQCEARIIVTSGVDHRVLDAAGRSATERGLNIVGVLPKPFMPSALRKLFDLSEPLVITATGGRKGGAGTQVYSPDAADLQSALDQDHFFAMYQPKISCFSGDLVGFEALMRWNHPQHGFIPPDRFIASAENTGMIDALTERMLDISLSWFAPRYARSSVRLSINLSARSRLDDAFVDKLLARCTEAGVPADQLIFELTETSAMEDPVASLDLLTRMRMKGFHLSIDDLGTGFSSLLQLVRLPFSELKVDKSFVITAASSSESRQVIQAIVSLGQSLGIQSTAEGVEDAQTLQFLREIGCNFAQGFHIARPMEQDAAANWTHFTLQ, encoded by the coding sequence ATGTCCAATAATACGCGTCGCTTATTGATTCTCGATGATGATCCGGGGGTGGGTCAAACCATCGAGCTGATCGCCCGCGCCAGCGGGTTTGAAACCCGGTTCACCTTAAGCCCGGAAGCTTTTTTTCAAGGCGTCGACGAGTGGCGGCCTGATCACATAGCCATTGATTTGATCATGCCCGAAATGGACGGCGTGGAAGTGCTTGCCAGGTTGGCTCAGCGTCAGTGCGAGGCGCGGATTATCGTGACCAGCGGCGTGGATCACCGGGTACTGGATGCCGCCGGAAGATCGGCCACGGAGCGTGGCTTGAATATTGTGGGGGTGTTGCCCAAGCCGTTCATGCCCTCTGCATTGCGTAAGCTGTTCGACTTAAGTGAACCGTTAGTGATAACTGCTACGGGCGGACGCAAGGGTGGAGCGGGTACACAGGTTTATTCGCCCGACGCCGCTGATTTGCAGTCGGCTTTGGATCAAGACCACTTTTTTGCCATGTATCAACCGAAAATTTCCTGTTTTAGCGGCGACTTGGTTGGGTTCGAGGCACTGATGCGGTGGAATCATCCTCAGCATGGTTTTATTCCTCCCGACCGGTTTATAGCGTCAGCTGAAAATACCGGCATGATCGATGCGCTGACCGAGCGCATGCTGGATATTAGCCTCAGTTGGTTTGCACCTCGCTATGCCCGTTCGTCGGTGCGTTTGTCTATTAATTTATCGGCGCGTTCACGGCTCGATGATGCATTCGTTGACAAATTACTGGCACGCTGCACTGAAGCGGGGGTGCCGGCCGACCAGCTCATTTTTGAGTTAACCGAAACCAGTGCCATGGAGGATCCAGTTGCATCGCTTGACCTCTTAACCCGGATGCGCATGAAAGGCTTTCATCTTTCGATTGATGATTTGGGAACGGGCTTCTCCTCTTTGCTGCAACTGGTTCGTTTACCATTTTCGGAGCTTAAGGTGGATAAATCGTTCGTGATTACAGCGGCCTCGTCGTCTGAGTCGCGTCAGGTGATTCAGGCCATTGTGAGCCTGGGGCAAAGCCTGGGGATCCAGTCGACGGCGGAAGGGGTTGAAGACGCGCAAACTTTGCAGTTCCTGCGTGAAATCGGCTGTAATTTCGCCCAGGGCTTTCATATCGCGCGGCCCATGGAGCAAGATGCCGCAGCCAATTGGACGCACTTCACGTTACAGTGA